In Candidatus Rokuibacteriota bacterium, a genomic segment contains:
- a CDS encoding cysteine desulfurase codes for MTLGERTRPDFPILARQIHGQPLVYLDSAASSQKPRQVLEAMQRYYERSHANVHRSIHTLGEEATELYEAARDAARGFIGARFREEVIFTRGTTEGINVIARAVAGTLRQGDEIVVTEMEHHSNLIPWQMVCRERGAVLKAVPVTDAGFLDMDAFARLLSPRTRLVTVAHVSNVLGTINPVADLVRKSREAGALVLLDGAQAAPHLALDVAALGCDFYVFSGHKMLGPTGIGVLYGRRETLEGLEPGMGGSEMIKEVWIDHAQWNDLPWRFEPGTPPIAEAVGLHAAVEYLDKLGMGRVEAHERELCRLTLEALETIPGVTLYGPRNPELKGAVVAFNVEGIHPHDGAALLDERGIAVRAGHHCAQPLMKRLGIVGTLRASFSVYNTSAEIVRLAEAVEGLRGAL; via the coding sequence GTGACGCTCGGCGAGAGGACGCGGCCCGACTTTCCCATCCTGGCTCGCCAGATCCACGGCCAGCCTCTCGTCTACCTCGACTCCGCGGCCTCGAGCCAGAAGCCCCGGCAGGTCTTGGAAGCCATGCAGCGCTACTACGAGCGCAGTCACGCCAACGTCCACCGCTCGATCCACACGCTGGGCGAGGAGGCGACGGAGCTCTACGAGGCCGCGAGGGACGCCGCGCGCGGGTTCATCGGCGCGCGGTTCCGCGAGGAGGTCATCTTCACGCGCGGGACCACTGAGGGCATCAACGTGATCGCCCGCGCGGTGGCGGGCACGCTGAGGCAAGGCGACGAGATTGTCGTCACGGAGATGGAGCACCACTCGAACCTGATCCCGTGGCAGATGGTGTGCCGGGAGCGGGGAGCGGTCCTGAAGGCCGTCCCGGTCACCGACGCCGGCTTCCTCGACATGGACGCCTTTGCCCGCCTGCTTTCGCCGCGCACGAGGCTCGTGACGGTGGCGCACGTTTCGAACGTGCTCGGGACCATCAACCCGGTGGCCGACCTCGTTCGCAAAAGCCGCGAGGCGGGGGCGCTGGTGCTCCTCGACGGCGCCCAGGCGGCGCCGCATCTGGCGCTGGACGTGGCGGCGCTCGGCTGCGACTTTTACGTCTTCTCGGGTCACAAGATGCTGGGGCCCACGGGCATCGGGGTCCTGTACGGCCGCCGCGAGACGCTCGAGGGGCTCGAACCGGGGATGGGCGGCAGCGAGATGATCAAGGAAGTATGGATCGATCATGCGCAGTGGAACGATCTTCCGTGGCGCTTCGAGCCGGGGACGCCGCCCATCGCCGAGGCCGTCGGCCTCCACGCCGCGGTGGAGTATCTCGACAAGCTCGGGATGGGGCGGGTCGAAGCCCACGAGCGGGAGCTCTGCAGGCTGACGCTCGAGGCTCTCGAGACGATCCCTGGGGTCACCCTGTACGGCCCACGGAACCCCGAGCTCAAGGGGGCCGTGGTGGCATTCAACGTGGAAGGCATCCATCCGCACGACGGGGCGGCGCTCCTCGACGAGCGGGGCATCGCCGTCCGCGCGGGGCACCACTGCGCCCAGCCGCTCATGAAGCGGCTCGGGATCGTCGGGACGCTCCGCGCGAGCTTTTCGGTCTACAATACGTCCGCCGAGATCGTGCGCCTGGCCGAGGCGGTCGAAGGCCTTCGCGGCGCGCTCTGA
- a CDS encoding xanthine dehydrogenase family protein molybdopterin-binding subunit: protein MATARLLGASIKRREDPRFITGKGNYTDDLKLPGMTYAAFVRSPHAHAKIRKIDTAKALAYPGVVAVFTGTDMTGVNSLPCGWDLRKDKNVPGVVQDLAMVPHMPLTSDVARHVGDPVAVVIADSQDAALDAAELVAVDWEAKPSVTATAGAAQAGAAQIHAGAPGNVAFKWELGGGDLDAAFKSADVVVKKRIVNQRLVANAMEPRACVARFEESTGDLTLWVTSQNPHVHRLLMCAFVLGIPEHKVRVISPDVGGGFGSKIFLYNEEVVCSWASRQLKRPVRWTSTRREAYVTDAHGRDHVTDAAMAMSKDGKILGLHVKTTANLGAYLSTFGPAVPTFLYGTLLNGVYTIGAIRCEVTGVFTNTTAVDAYRGAGRPEACYVLERMVDAAAAALKMDPADVRRKNFIPKFSGAYQTLVAVSYDSGDYPKAFDRLLQMFDYKKFRAEQAEARKKGRYLGVGFSTYIEACSIAPSKLVGALGAGAGLYESGKVRVHPTGGVTVYTGSHSHGQGHETTFAQLVADGLQIPIDQVEVVHGDTGAIPFGMGTYGSRSASVGGTALHMSVNKILEKGKKIAAHLLEASASDIEYVGGQFQVRGAPGKAVPWGAVALTAYVPHKYPEGLEPGLEETSFYDPSNFCFPFGAHACVVEVDGDTGHVKIVRYVAVDDVGNVINPMIVDGMVHGGIAQGVAQALWEGAVYDEESGQLVTGSLMDYAVPKADMLPMYETARTETPTPVNPLGIKGAGETGTIASTPAVVNAVVDALSGFGVDHIEVMPLTPERVWKTIQAAKSKK, encoded by the coding sequence ATGGCGACGGCAAGACTGCTGGGCGCGAGCATCAAGCGGCGCGAGGACCCGCGCTTCATCACCGGAAAGGGCAACTACACGGACGATCTCAAGCTGCCCGGGATGACCTATGCGGCCTTCGTCCGGAGCCCTCACGCGCACGCGAAGATCCGGAAGATCGACACGGCGAAGGCCCTCGCGTACCCCGGCGTGGTGGCGGTGTTCACGGGCACGGATATGACCGGCGTCAACTCGCTGCCGTGCGGGTGGGATCTTCGCAAGGACAAGAACGTCCCCGGCGTCGTGCAGGACCTGGCCATGGTTCCCCACATGCCCTTGACCTCCGACGTGGCCCGCCACGTGGGGGACCCCGTTGCGGTGGTCATCGCCGACAGCCAGGACGCGGCTCTCGACGCCGCCGAGCTCGTGGCGGTCGACTGGGAGGCGAAGCCCTCGGTGACGGCAACCGCCGGGGCCGCACAGGCTGGAGCCGCGCAGATTCACGCTGGCGCGCCGGGGAACGTCGCCTTCAAGTGGGAGCTCGGAGGCGGCGACCTCGATGCCGCGTTCAAGAGCGCCGACGTCGTCGTCAAGAAGCGCATCGTCAACCAGCGGCTCGTCGCCAACGCGATGGAGCCGCGGGCCTGCGTCGCGCGCTTTGAGGAGTCGACCGGCGACCTGACGCTCTGGGTGACGTCGCAGAACCCGCACGTGCACCGCCTCCTGATGTGCGCCTTTGTCCTCGGCATTCCCGAGCACAAGGTGCGGGTCATCTCTCCCGACGTGGGGGGCGGCTTCGGCTCCAAGATCTTCCTCTACAACGAAGAGGTCGTCTGCTCGTGGGCGTCGCGCCAGCTCAAGCGGCCCGTCAGGTGGACCTCGACGCGCCGAGAGGCGTACGTGACGGACGCCCACGGGCGAGACCACGTCACCGATGCCGCGATGGCGATGTCCAAGGACGGCAAGATCCTGGGCCTCCACGTCAAGACGACTGCGAACCTGGGAGCGTACCTCTCCACCTTCGGGCCCGCCGTTCCGACCTTCCTCTACGGCACGCTCCTGAACGGCGTCTACACCATCGGCGCCATCCGCTGCGAGGTCACCGGCGTGTTCACCAATACCACCGCGGTGGACGCGTACCGGGGTGCGGGCCGGCCCGAGGCCTGTTACGTGCTCGAGCGGATGGTCGACGCCGCAGCGGCCGCCCTCAAGATGGACCCCGCCGACGTCCGGCGGAAGAACTTCATTCCGAAGTTCTCGGGGGCGTATCAGACCCTGGTGGCGGTGTCCTACGATAGCGGCGACTACCCGAAGGCGTTCGACCGCCTCCTCCAGATGTTCGACTACAAGAAGTTCCGGGCCGAGCAGGCGGAGGCACGGAAGAAGGGCCGCTACCTCGGCGTCGGCTTCTCGACCTACATCGAGGCCTGCTCCATCGCGCCCTCGAAGCTCGTGGGCGCCCTCGGCGCCGGGGCCGGGCTGTACGAGTCCGGCAAGGTGCGCGTGCACCCGACGGGAGGGGTGACGGTCTACACGGGCTCACACTCGCACGGCCAGGGGCACGAGACCACCTTCGCCCAACTCGTGGCCGACGGGCTCCAGATCCCGATCGACCAGGTCGAGGTCGTCCACGGCGACACCGGGGCGATCCCGTTCGGCATGGGCACCTACGGCAGCCGCTCCGCCTCGGTGGGGGGCACGGCGCTCCACATGTCGGTCAACAAGATCCTGGAGAAGGGCAAGAAGATCGCGGCGCACCTCCTCGAGGCCTCGGCCAGCGACATCGAGTACGTCGGTGGGCAGTTCCAGGTGCGCGGTGCCCCCGGCAAGGCAGTGCCCTGGGGCGCGGTGGCCCTCACCGCCTACGTGCCGCACAAGTACCCCGAGGGCCTCGAGCCCGGGCTCGAGGAGACGAGCTTCTACGATCCCTCGAACTTCTGCTTCCCGTTCGGGGCCCACGCCTGCGTCGTCGAGGTCGATGGCGATACCGGCCACGTGAAGATCGTGCGGTACGTGGCCGTGGACGACGTCGGGAACGTGATCAATCCGATGATCGTCGACGGGATGGTCCACGGCGGCATCGCCCAGGGCGTGGCGCAAGCCCTCTGGGAGGGGGCGGTCTACGACGAGGAGTCCGGCCAGCTCGTTACCGGCAGCCTCATGGACTACGCGGTGCCGAAGGCCGACATGCTGCCGATGTACGAGACCGCGCGCACCGAGACGCCAACGCCGGTCAACCCGCTCGGCATCAAGGGGGCGGGAGAGACGGGGACCATCGCCTCCACCCCGGCTGTCGTCAACGCGGTCGTGGACGCGCTGTCGGGCTTCGGCGTTGACCACATCGAAGTCATGCCGCTCACGCCTGAGCGGGTCTGGAAGACCATCCAGGCCGCCAAATCGAAGAAGTAA
- a CDS encoding VWA domain-containing protein: MGAPRDLTRATLAFGAMLRASGLPVTTSAVMDAVRALAAVDLMDRAEVYLALRTVLMSRVEEQPAFDRCFEAFWRFHAEDGQGLDGLIAAVQPFRQEEELDSGAIETAREKQAQVALDDWDQGEAADDEPVEVPGLSDREALMDQDFSTFPAEQLDEVARLTVQIARRLARRVSRRRKPTRRGGVIDLRRSMRANLMKGEIIELRRRARRRRKVRLVLLCDVSGSMDLYSRFLLQFLYALQNVFGRVETFTFATRLTRVSDLLRGPSYKGALRRLTEVRDFSGGTRIGESIREFNQTWGRLVDRRTIVLLLSDGWDTGEPDVLVQEMLTLKRRAARVIWLNPLLGNPSYEPLTRGMAAALPLVDHFAAAHNLASLRELASHLRVR; encoded by the coding sequence ATGGGGGCGCCCCGGGACCTCACGCGCGCCACGCTGGCCTTCGGCGCCATGCTGCGCGCTTCCGGGCTGCCGGTGACCACGTCAGCGGTCATGGACGCCGTCCGCGCTCTCGCGGCCGTGGACCTGATGGACCGCGCCGAGGTTTACCTGGCGCTTCGAACGGTCCTCATGAGCCGCGTGGAGGAACAGCCCGCCTTCGACCGCTGCTTCGAGGCCTTCTGGAGGTTTCACGCGGAAGATGGGCAGGGACTCGACGGCTTGATCGCCGCCGTCCAACCTTTCCGGCAAGAGGAGGAGCTGGATTCCGGCGCTATCGAGACTGCGCGGGAGAAGCAGGCGCAGGTGGCCCTCGACGACTGGGACCAGGGCGAGGCCGCTGACGACGAGCCGGTCGAGGTGCCCGGCCTTTCCGACCGCGAGGCGCTCATGGATCAGGACTTCTCGACCTTCCCCGCCGAGCAGCTCGACGAGGTCGCCCGGCTGACCGTGCAGATCGCGAGGCGGCTCGCGCGCCGGGTGAGCCGGCGGCGCAAGCCCACGCGGCGGGGGGGCGTGATCGACCTGCGGCGCAGCATGAGGGCCAACCTCATGAAGGGCGAGATCATCGAGCTGCGGCGCCGCGCCCGGCGACGCCGCAAGGTGCGCCTCGTGCTGCTCTGCGACGTGTCGGGCTCCATGGATCTCTACAGCCGCTTCCTGCTCCAGTTCCTCTACGCGCTGCAGAACGTCTTCGGGCGAGTGGAGACCTTCACCTTCGCGACGCGTCTGACCCGCGTCTCCGACCTCCTGCGCGGCCCGTCCTACAAGGGAGCGCTCCGGCGCCTGACGGAAGTGCGAGACTTTTCCGGGGGCACGCGCATCGGTGAATCCATCCGAGAGTTCAACCAGACGTGGGGCCGCCTCGTGGACCGGCGGACTATCGTGCTGCTGCTCTCCGACGGCTGGGACACCGGCGAGCCCGACGTCCTGGTGCAGGAGATGTTGACGCTCAAGCGTCGCGCCGCCCGGGTCATCTGGCTCAACCCGCTGCTCGGCAATCCATCCTACGAGCCGCTGACGCGCGGCATGGCCGCCGCGCTCCCGCTCGTGGACCATTTCGCCGCCGCGCACAATCTCGCGAGCCTCAGAGAGCTCGCCTCTCATCTGAGGGTGCGATGA
- a CDS encoding XdhC family protein, which yields MSELFDHLDRLKSAEGKVALATLVNTRGTTPRKEGAKMLVGEGGRVLGSVTIGGCVDAQVIEESASVIAAHAPRLLELNLGDEEAWEIGLTCGGTIEVFVEPVDLQQPGGETLRLYERLRKHGEAGGRSALLTRLDGPDNGAKLLLLDTGEREGSVGSADLNDRAAAEAQGPIRSGKSSTLTVDGTRIFAEVFAPPSIMLIVGAGHVSMPLCSLARILGFKTIVVDGRPRFATRERFPDVDELKVGIPSELIRAVPLVPSTALVLVAHDYKYDLPVLRHALGTPVGYIGLLGSSRRGKAILDLLREDGLSEDALGRVRVPIGLDLGAQTAPEIALAVLAEVLAVQRGATCLPISEKVRRGLK from the coding sequence ATGAGCGAACTGTTTGACCATCTCGACAGGCTGAAGAGCGCCGAAGGCAAGGTGGCGCTGGCGACCCTGGTCAACACGCGGGGGACGACACCGCGCAAGGAAGGCGCCAAGATGCTCGTGGGCGAAGGCGGCCGCGTGCTCGGCTCGGTCACCATCGGCGGCTGCGTTGACGCACAAGTCATCGAGGAATCCGCCTCGGTGATCGCGGCGCACGCGCCGAGGCTCCTCGAGCTCAATCTGGGCGACGAGGAAGCGTGGGAGATCGGGCTCACCTGCGGTGGGACCATCGAGGTTTTCGTGGAGCCGGTGGACCTCCAACAGCCGGGCGGCGAGACGCTCAGGCTCTACGAGCGGCTCCGGAAGCACGGCGAAGCCGGCGGCCGGTCCGCCTTGCTGACCAGGCTCGACGGCCCCGACAACGGCGCGAAGCTCCTCCTTCTCGACACCGGGGAGCGCGAGGGCAGCGTCGGCTCCGCGGACCTCAACGACCGCGCAGCTGCGGAAGCCCAGGGGCCGATCCGATCGGGCAAATCTTCGACGCTGACGGTCGATGGGACGCGCATCTTCGCGGAGGTCTTCGCGCCGCCGTCCATCATGCTGATCGTGGGAGCCGGTCACGTGTCCATGCCGCTCTGCTCGCTCGCGCGCATTCTCGGCTTCAAGACCATCGTCGTGGACGGGCGGCCGCGCTTCGCCACGCGCGAGCGCTTCCCCGACGTGGATGAGCTCAAGGTCGGCATCCCGTCCGAGCTGATCCGGGCCGTCCCGCTGGTGCCGTCGACGGCGCTGGTCCTCGTCGCGCACGACTACAAGTACGATCTGCCGGTGCTCCGTCACGCGCTCGGGACGCCCGTGGGCTATATCGGGCTCCTGGGATCGAGCCGGCGGGGCAAGGCAATACTCGACCTCTTGCGAGAAGATGGCCTCAGTGAGGACGCACTCGGCAGGGTGCGGGTGCCGATCGGCCTCGATCTCGGGGCGCAGACGGCGCCGGAGATCGCGCTGGCTGTGCTGGCCGAGGTGCTGGCCGTCCAGCGCGGCGCCACCTGCCTGCCGATCAGCGAGAAGGTTCGCCGGGGACTTAAATGA
- a CDS encoding iron-sulfur cluster assembly scaffold protein has product MIYSSVIRERFRRPRFRGELLLPDLAFEGVNPLCGDRIRIECRIADGRLSDARHRGDSCAICAASADLLLEMVIGRTVEEAAAVEPAALLERLEADIRPTRFKCVTLPLSVLQGALEGREVAL; this is encoded by the coding sequence ATGATCTACAGCAGCGTCATCCGCGAGCGGTTCAGGCGGCCTCGATTCCGGGGTGAGCTGCTGCTGCCGGACCTCGCCTTCGAGGGCGTCAACCCGCTCTGCGGCGACCGGATCCGTATCGAGTGCCGGATCGCCGACGGACGCCTCTCGGATGCGCGCCATCGAGGCGACAGCTGCGCGATCTGCGCCGCGTCGGCCGACCTGCTGCTCGAGATGGTGATCGGACGCACGGTGGAGGAGGCGGCCGCCGTCGAGCCCGCGGCGCTCCTCGAGCGGCTCGAGGCCGACATCCGGCCGACGCGGTTCAAGTGTGTGACGCTGCCGCTCTCGGTGCTCCAGGGCGCGCTCGAGGGGCGGGAGGTGGCGCTGTGA
- a CDS encoding molybdopterin-binding protein: protein MKAIRILRDGAAAPALEGRVICHDVRDAQGKVAVEKGQVLDAGAAARLLTLSWREIHVLELEPGDIHEEPAGARLSQAAAGEGVEVRGYSGGQWTLAATRRGLLRVRGEALAEVNAQEGMAVYTLYDLQPVEAGEAVARAKIVPLAIGEAHVKRAEECAWAATGLVTVKPFTPRRIGALTRASLPAQQRIRFEAALGEKVDWLGSRLLPVHYCADEARAVADGLEALAAEGAELVIAAGAASLDPLDAIFEGLKLAGGRMVRHGTPAHPGSLLWLARWRDCPVLGMPACGMFSQATSFDLVLPRILAGETVDHADLAAIGHGGLLSRDSAWRFPPYRQSAARGELPE, encoded by the coding sequence GTGAAGGCGATCCGAATTCTCCGCGACGGCGCGGCGGCCCCCGCGCTCGAAGGCCGGGTCATCTGCCATGACGTGCGCGATGCGCAGGGGAAGGTCGCGGTGGAGAAAGGGCAGGTCCTTGACGCGGGCGCGGCCGCGCGACTGCTGACGCTGTCCTGGCGCGAGATCCACGTGCTCGAGCTCGAGCCGGGCGACATCCACGAGGAGCCGGCCGGCGCGCGCCTCTCGCAAGCCGCTGCCGGAGAGGGAGTGGAGGTCCGAGGCTACAGCGGCGGGCAGTGGACCCTGGCTGCGACCCGCCGCGGGCTGCTGCGCGTGCGCGGAGAGGCGCTGGCCGAGGTCAATGCCCAGGAGGGGATGGCCGTCTACACGCTCTACGATCTCCAGCCCGTCGAGGCGGGCGAGGCTGTGGCGCGGGCCAAGATCGTTCCGCTCGCGATCGGCGAGGCCCACGTGAAGCGGGCCGAGGAGTGCGCCTGGGCCGCGACCGGGCTCGTCACCGTCAAGCCCTTCACGCCCCGCCGTATCGGTGCGCTGACCCGCGCGAGCCTGCCGGCCCAGCAGCGGATCCGGTTCGAGGCCGCGCTCGGCGAGAAGGTGGACTGGCTCGGCTCCCGTCTCTTGCCGGTCCACTACTGCGCCGACGAAGCGCGCGCCGTTGCCGACGGGCTCGAGGCGCTAGCCGCCGAAGGCGCTGAGCTCGTCATCGCCGCGGGCGCCGCCTCGCTCGACCCGCTCGACGCGATCTTCGAAGGGCTCAAGCTGGCCGGCGGCCGGATGGTGCGCCATGGAACGCCGGCCCATCCGGGCAGCCTCCTGTGGCTGGCGCGGTGGCGCGACTGCCCCGTCCTCGGCATGCCGGCCTGCGGGATGTTCTCCCAGGCAACTTCCTTCGATCTCGTCCTGCCCCGGATCCTCGCCGGCGAGACGGTGGACCATGCCGACCTGGCGGCGATCGGTCACGGGGGGCTGCTGTCGCGCGACAGCGCGTGGCGCTTCCCGCCGTACCGGCAGAGCGCTGCGCGCGGCGAGCTGCCCGAGTAG
- a CDS encoding xanthine dehydrogenase family protein subunit M, translated as MYPAQFEYHTAGTVKEAVDLLAKYKDEAKLLAGGHSLLPAMKLRLAQPKHLIDIGKVSGLAGVKEEGGTLVIGAMTTHYAIESSAVLKSKCPLLPEVAGHIGDPMVRNMGTLGGSLAHADPAADWPAAVIALGAELVAEGPKGKRTIKVDDFFKALLTTALAENEILTEIRVPACGANVKCAYAKFPHPASRFAVVGVAAVLTLDGGKISKASIGITGAGTKATRAKGVEAAIAGKPADAASIQAAASSAAEGVDVQADLQGSVEYKQHLLRVFAKRAMEAAAAKK; from the coding sequence ATGTATCCAGCCCAGTTCGAGTACCACACGGCCGGCACGGTCAAGGAGGCTGTCGATCTCCTGGCCAAGTACAAGGACGAGGCCAAGCTTCTCGCCGGCGGCCATAGCCTTCTCCCGGCGATGAAGCTGCGCCTGGCCCAGCCGAAGCACCTTATCGACATCGGCAAGGTGTCGGGGCTCGCCGGAGTCAAGGAGGAGGGCGGCACCCTCGTCATCGGCGCCATGACCACCCACTACGCGATCGAGTCCTCGGCCGTCCTCAAGAGCAAGTGCCCGCTCCTGCCGGAGGTCGCGGGTCACATCGGCGACCCCATGGTGCGCAACATGGGCACTCTCGGAGGGAGTCTCGCCCACGCGGACCCGGCCGCTGACTGGCCGGCTGCTGTCATCGCTCTCGGGGCCGAGCTCGTGGCCGAGGGGCCCAAGGGCAAGCGGACCATCAAGGTCGATGACTTCTTCAAGGCGCTTCTGACTACTGCGCTCGCAGAGAATGAGATTCTAACGGAAATCCGTGTCCCGGCATGTGGGGCGAACGTCAAGTGCGCCTACGCCAAGTTCCCGCATCCGGCCTCACGCTTCGCCGTCGTTGGCGTCGCGGCGGTCCTGACCCTGGACGGAGGCAAGATCAGTAAGGCCAGCATCGGCATCACGGGTGCCGGCACCAAGGCGACACGTGCCAAGGGCGTCGAAGCCGCCATAGCCGGCAAGCCCGCCGATGCGGCCTCGATCCAGGCGGCGGCTTCGAGCGCGGCGGAGGGCGTGGACGTCCAGGCCGATCTCCAAGGCTCCGTCGAGTATAAGCAGCACTTGCTCAGGGTCTTCGCCAAGCGTGCCATGGAGGCGGCGGCCGCCAAGAAGTGA
- a CDS encoding nucleotidyltransferase family protein codes for MTAAIILAAGLSRRMGRPKLLLEVEGRPIIRHAVERVISAGIRHVLVVAPPEHEALARALDGLEVRFVVNPTPEAGQGSSVSAGVRALAAGTTAVLIALGDQPGVPAEVIPALLEALKRPGKCIAAPRYADGLGNPVLFAASVFPELLELAGDRGARAVVLRDPSRLAQVDIGSPMPRDIDTPEDYESLSPPDDPR; via the coding sequence GTGACGGCTGCGATCATTCTTGCGGCCGGGCTGTCCCGCCGGATGGGGCGCCCCAAGCTGTTGCTGGAGGTCGAGGGCAGGCCCATCATCCGGCATGCCGTCGAGCGCGTGATCTCGGCGGGCATCCGCCACGTGCTTGTCGTCGCCCCGCCGGAACACGAGGCGCTGGCGCGGGCGCTCGACGGGTTGGAGGTGCGCTTCGTGGTCAATCCGACCCCCGAGGCGGGGCAGGGCTCCTCCGTGAGCGCCGGCGTGCGCGCGCTGGCTGCGGGGACCACTGCCGTTCTCATCGCCCTGGGCGACCAGCCGGGCGTCCCCGCAGAGGTCATACCGGCTCTGCTCGAAGCGTTGAAGAGGCCCGGCAAGTGCATTGCCGCGCCCCGGTATGCCGACGGCCTGGGCAACCCCGTCCTGTTCGCCGCCTCGGTCTTCCCCGAGCTGCTGGAACTCGCGGGGGACCGTGGAGCGCGCGCCGTCGTCCTACGGGACCCGTCACGGCTGGCCCAGGTCGACATCGGCTCCCCTATGCCCAGGGACATCGACACGCCGGAGGACTACGAGAGCCTGAGCCCCCCCGACGATCCGCGGTAG
- a CDS encoding MoxR family ATPase, producing MRAEIKKIHEMMESADYVTDPAIATSVHLAMTLKKPLLIEGHAGVGKTEVAKVMARMLGTSLIRLQCYEGLDAAQALYEWNYPKQLLHIKLEESTAHTMSEKEAAIFSPPFLIRRPLLQAISATGAPPVLLIDEIDRADEEFEAFLLEVLSDFQVTIPEIGTIKATQPPYVILTSNRVRELSDALRRRCLYLWIDFPGFDKEVRIVTRKVPGVNERLAREISRFMETVRTIRLAKAPGVAETLDWAQALSSLHADHLDEELVTETLGCVVKDADDIKRLKRELATGGIGRFVAAQS from the coding sequence ATGAGAGCCGAGATCAAGAAGATCCACGAGATGATGGAGTCCGCCGACTACGTCACGGACCCGGCCATCGCCACGTCCGTCCACCTGGCGATGACCCTCAAGAAGCCGCTCCTCATCGAGGGGCACGCCGGGGTGGGCAAGACCGAGGTCGCCAAGGTCATGGCGAGGATGCTCGGGACCAGCCTGATCCGCCTCCAGTGCTACGAGGGGCTCGACGCCGCCCAGGCGCTGTACGAATGGAACTATCCCAAGCAGCTCCTGCACATCAAGCTCGAGGAGAGCACGGCGCACACGATGTCGGAGAAGGAGGCGGCCATCTTCTCGCCGCCCTTTCTGATCAGGCGGCCGCTGCTGCAGGCCATCAGCGCGACGGGAGCACCTCCGGTACTACTGATAGACGAGATCGACCGGGCCGACGAGGAATTCGAGGCCTTTCTCCTTGAGGTGCTCTCCGATTTCCAGGTGACGATCCCGGAAATCGGCACGATCAAGGCGACCCAACCGCCCTACGTTATCCTCACTTCGAACCGCGTCCGCGAGCTGTCGGACGCGCTGCGCCGCCGCTGCCTCTACCTCTGGATCGACTTCCCCGGCTTCGACAAGGAAGTGAGAATCGTCACGCGCAAAGTCCCCGGCGTCAACGAGCGCCTGGCGAGGGAGATCTCGCGCTTCATGGAGACGGTCCGGACCATCCGGCTGGCCAAGGCGCCGGGCGTCGCCGAGACGCTCGACTGGGCCCAGGCGCTCTCGTCGTTGCACGCCGACCACCTCGACGAGGAGCTCGTGACGGAAACGCTCGGCTGCGTCGTCAAGGATGCGGACGACATCAAGCGTCTCAAGCGGGAGCTCGCCACAGGCGGTATCGGGCGCTTCGTCGCCGCCCAGAGCTGA
- a CDS encoding (2Fe-2S)-binding protein — protein MKKSVSITINGVKHTHEVEPRLLLVHFIRELAGLTGTHVGCDTSQCGACTIHLNGQAVKSCTMLAVQADGAQIATIEGMAKDGKLHPIQDAFWEKHGLQCGFCTPGMIMSAAQLLQRYPKPTEEQIRHQLDGNLCRCTGYHNIVKAIQYAAEQMAGK, from the coding sequence GTGAAAAAGTCCGTGAGCATCACCATCAACGGCGTCAAGCACACCCACGAGGTCGAGCCGCGGCTGCTCCTCGTCCACTTCATCCGCGAACTGGCCGGTCTGACGGGCACCCACGTGGGGTGCGACACCAGCCAGTGCGGAGCGTGCACCATCCATTTGAACGGCCAGGCGGTCAAGTCCTGCACCATGCTGGCCGTCCAGGCGGACGGCGCCCAGATCGCGACCATCGAGGGCATGGCCAAGGACGGCAAGCTGCATCCGATCCAGGATGCCTTCTGGGAGAAGCACGGCCTGCAGTGCGGCTTCTGTACGCCCGGCATGATCATGTCGGCGGCGCAGCTCCTCCAGCGCTACCCCAAGCCGACGGAGGAGCAGATCCGCCACCAGCTCGATGGCAACCTCTGCCGCTGCACGGGCTACCACAATATCGTCAAGGCCATCCAGTACGCCGCCGAGCAGATGGCGGGGAAGTAG